From the Aquirufa lenticrescens genome, the window ATGACTATCCGCGTTTTCGCATTTGTTCGCTGGAAATGCTCAGCCAGTTTTTTGGTGGCCCAGGCTATATCTGAATTAGTAATAGGGGTGCCTTCTTGAGATGCCTCGCCGGATTTATTAGGTCCCCAATCCCATTGTGGTTCATTGAATGGGCTTATATAATTGAAATTAAAATGCTGAGAAACCTTGGTTATAAAATTCGTCCAAGCGTCAATTTTAGTGGAGTCAAAATTCCATTCGCCTAAACGGCCACTGCCGATGGCTAATCCATTTTTGGTCATTTGGATGGGTGAGGAATTTAAAAATCCTAGCGTGTAGGGTACTTGATATTGCTTTGCAGCGGCTAAAAAATACTGTTGCCCTTTTTGTTTTTCCCAGTCGTAACCTTCGCTATTCAAAAAACTTTCTGATCGTCTCCATTCGTTTGTAATCTTACTTGATTTTCCTTGTTCTGTACTTCCTGCTCCAATATTAAATCGCCACATGGAAAGGCCAATCCCTTTTGGATTTCCTTGAGGGTCTGAATCCTGACTGAATAGCCACTCGGCAATTTGCTTTTTTTTGCTCTCTGGGTAGTATTTACCTATCATGGCCATGGACCAGCAGTCCGATGCGCCAAAACTATGCATTGTTTGGAAAGTTTTCTGAGTATCAAATGTGATTTGTTGGCCATACAATTCCAACCCCACTAAAGTCAAAAAAATCCAAAAACATTGTTTCATACCTAGTAAGTCAATTCACATTTCTCCCCATCACACATCTTGCGGATGTCGCCGGAGTAGATATTTTTTAGGTCAGATTTTAATAATTCACGCTTTTCAAGCGATAGTTTTCGAAGTAATTTACCTTCTGCGAAGCGGCGTGTTTGTGTTTCGTTTTCCAAAATCAATCCTGGAACTTCTGTCAATTCGCCATCGTCGTTCTTTGCGGCCATGGTAAAGTAGCAGGAATTTGTGTGGGTGACTACACCTGTTTTTGGCTTTAAGGATTCGATTCTCATTCCGATGATCATCGTGGTTTTACCCACGTAATTTACCGAGGCTTTAATCGAAACTAAATCGCCCACTTCTACAGGATTAAAGAATTCCACTCCTTCTACCGCCACAGTTACGCAATAATTACCACTGTGTTTTGCTGCGCAAACATAGGCTACTTTGTCCATCAAAGAAAGCAAAGTGCCTCCATGAATTTTGCCACTGAAGTTAGCAAACGCTGGAATCATTAATTCAGTAATCGTGGTTTCAGAATCGGTAACTCGCTTAGGAATTAGCATATAAATGGATTTAGTAGGCTCTAAGCTAGCTAAATTTTGGCCGTAAAAAAAGGGGACGATCGATGACCGCCCCCCTCTTATTGCCGAGACAACTATTATTTCGCTTCTGCTGCTGTAGCACCTTTTGCGATGTTCCAAACAACTAGGCCAAAACCAATTTTGTTGATAGCATCTGCAATGTTGTAAGCTAAATCAATGTTTCCGGAGAATCCTGATAACAAGTTACCTGGTAACATCATGTAACCGATTGGATAGATTGCCCAACCTACTAATGTGAACCAACGCATAACTTTGAAACCTGTTTTCACATCTTCGTTAGAAGAAGCTGCTGCTAATTTAGAAGCTTCACCCATGTAGATTTCATAAATGATTAATGCCCATCCTAAGGTAGAGATGATTCCCCACATCACGTTTTGAGCAGGAACTACTGCCTCTCCGATGTAACCTGCTACTAGCATTACTACAGATCCGAAGATTAAGCGTGATAACATTCCTGTTTTAGCACCTGCTGGCTTTAAAATCAAGAAGTATTCAATACACATTAACGGCACAGTTAATGTCCAGTCAATGTAACGGAATTGTGTAGGAGACTCGTGA encodes:
- a CDS encoding bacteriorhodopsin-like, with translation METLNILLNGTLAAGDYIGFTFFTGYMSMLAASIFFIVERGTVNDKWKTSLLISALITFIAAVHYFYMRGVWLDTHESPTQFRYIDWTLTVPLMCIEYFLILKPAGAKTGMLSRLIFGSVVMLVAGYIGEAVVPAQNVMWGIISTLGWALIIYEIYMGEASKLAAASSNEDVKTGFKVMRWFTLVGWAIYPIGYMMLPGNLLSGFSGNIDLAYNIADAINKIGFGLVVWNIAKGATAAEAK
- a CDS encoding acyl-CoA thioesterase; translation: MLIPKRVTDSETTITELMIPAFANFSGKIHGGTLLSLMDKVAYVCAAKHSGNYCVTVAVEGVEFFNPVEVGDLVSIKASVNYVGKTTMIIGMRIESLKPKTGVVTHTNSCYFTMAAKNDDGELTEVPGLILENETQTRRFAEGKLLRKLSLEKRELLKSDLKNIYSGDIRKMCDGEKCELTY